In one Oryzias latipes chromosome 13, ASM223467v1 genomic region, the following are encoded:
- the LOC101170695 gene encoding capZ-interacting protein isoform X2 gives MVSLCQNLLRASNQHQNNGRTSLVSDLDKQKDSPSKPSVAELAGRLKGHFLPVPNSNDETPFRKRPPCSLKLQHQTHENEESENSVSAKPHTKMKNSAIIERLQANLALSPTALLPSAKSPEGKLQPPTLTPTTPCCPLSPTLRPSHQPSEEEDPVSFDSPPEGATLPSFNKTRARLSFKRRPPTRQHRRSTGDEVEAPLRDPSPSELKENRNEEQTFSVLTEEPESAHTGSERKTKNKEEDCEKTEAGTTQSDPDNRPALDLEEEQVKSTEDLEEEQLSSESVEQIQVDVKTEERQEEALQETKNDS, from the exons ATGGTTTCACTCTGTCAGAACCTGCTACGGGCGTCAAACCAGCACCAAAACAATGGCAGGACTTCTTTAGTATCCGATCTGGACAAACAG AAGGATTCTCCATCCAAGCCATCTGTGGCTGAGCTGGCCGGGAGGTTGAAAGGCCATTTCCTGCCAGTGCCCAACTCAAATGATGAG ACTCCATTCCGAAAGCGACCTCCGTGTTCCCTGAAGTTACAGCATCAAACACATGAAAATGAGGAGTCAGAA AACTCGGTCTCAGCGAAGCCTcacacaaagatgaagaactcTGCCATCATTGAGAGACTCCAG GCCAACCTGGCTCTGTCACCCACTGCTTTGCTGCCTTCAGCCAAGAGTCCGGAGGGAAAGCTGCAGCCGCCGACACTGACCCCCACCACCCCCTGCTGTCCCCTCAGCCCCACTCTGCGACCGTCACATCAGCCCAGCGAAGAGGAAGATCCTGTCAGCTTCGACAGCCCCCCCGAAGGCGCCACTTTGCCGAGCTTCAACAAG ACCCGTGCACGGTTGTCTTTCAAGAGGCGACcgcccacaagacagcacaggAGGTCCACCGGAGACGAGGTGGAAGCCCCCCTAAGGGATCCGTCCCCGAGTGAACTGAAAGAAAACCGGAACGAGGAACAGACCTTCAGCGTCCTGACAGAGGAACCGGAATCTGCGCACACGGGCAGTGagaggaaaaccaaaaacaaggaGGAGGACTGCGAAAAGACAGAGGCTGGGACAACACAGAGTGACCCAGACAACAGGCCAGCCCTGGATCTGGAGGAGGAACAAGTAAAGAGCACAGAGGATTTGGAGGAGGAACAGCTGTCTTCTGAGTCTGTTGAACAGATACAGGTTGATGTTAAGACAGAGGAGCGGCAGGAAGAGGCGCTTCAGGAGACAAAAAATGATTCATGA
- the LOC101170695 gene encoding capZ-interacting protein isoform X1, which translates to MVSLCQNLLRASNQHQNNGRTSLVSDLDKQKDSPSKPSVAELAGRLKGHFLPVPNSNDETPFRKRPPCSLKLQHQTHENEESEKNSVSAKPHTKMKNSAIIERLQANLALSPTALLPSAKSPEGKLQPPTLTPTTPCCPLSPTLRPSHQPSEEEDPVSFDSPPEGATLPSFNKTRARLSFKRRPPTRQHRRSTGDEVEAPLRDPSPSELKENRNEEQTFSVLTEEPESAHTGSERKTKNKEEDCEKTEAGTTQSDPDNRPALDLEEEQVKSTEDLEEEQLSSESVEQIQVDVKTEERQEEALQETKNDS; encoded by the exons ATGGTTTCACTCTGTCAGAACCTGCTACGGGCGTCAAACCAGCACCAAAACAATGGCAGGACTTCTTTAGTATCCGATCTGGACAAACAG AAGGATTCTCCATCCAAGCCATCTGTGGCTGAGCTGGCCGGGAGGTTGAAAGGCCATTTCCTGCCAGTGCCCAACTCAAATGATGAG ACTCCATTCCGAAAGCGACCTCCGTGTTCCCTGAAGTTACAGCATCAAACACATGAAAATGAGGAGTCAGAA AAGAACTCGGTCTCAGCGAAGCCTcacacaaagatgaagaactcTGCCATCATTGAGAGACTCCAG GCCAACCTGGCTCTGTCACCCACTGCTTTGCTGCCTTCAGCCAAGAGTCCGGAGGGAAAGCTGCAGCCGCCGACACTGACCCCCACCACCCCCTGCTGTCCCCTCAGCCCCACTCTGCGACCGTCACATCAGCCCAGCGAAGAGGAAGATCCTGTCAGCTTCGACAGCCCCCCCGAAGGCGCCACTTTGCCGAGCTTCAACAAG ACCCGTGCACGGTTGTCTTTCAAGAGGCGACcgcccacaagacagcacaggAGGTCCACCGGAGACGAGGTGGAAGCCCCCCTAAGGGATCCGTCCCCGAGTGAACTGAAAGAAAACCGGAACGAGGAACAGACCTTCAGCGTCCTGACAGAGGAACCGGAATCTGCGCACACGGGCAGTGagaggaaaaccaaaaacaaggaGGAGGACTGCGAAAAGACAGAGGCTGGGACAACACAGAGTGACCCAGACAACAGGCCAGCCCTGGATCTGGAGGAGGAACAAGTAAAGAGCACAGAGGATTTGGAGGAGGAACAGCTGTCTTCTGAGTCTGTTGAACAGATACAGGTTGATGTTAAGACAGAGGAGCGGCAGGAAGAGGCGCTTCAGGAGACAAAAAATGATTCATGA
- the LOC101170695 gene encoding capZ-interacting protein isoform X3, giving the protein MEKDSPSKPSVAELAGRLKGHFLPVPNSNDETPFRKRPPCSLKLQHQTHENEESEKNSVSAKPHTKMKNSAIIERLQANLALSPTALLPSAKSPEGKLQPPTLTPTTPCCPLSPTLRPSHQPSEEEDPVSFDSPPEGATLPSFNKTRARLSFKRRPPTRQHRRSTGDEVEAPLRDPSPSELKENRNEEQTFSVLTEEPESAHTGSERKTKNKEEDCEKTEAGTTQSDPDNRPALDLEEEQVKSTEDLEEEQLSSESVEQIQVDVKTEERQEEALQETKNDS; this is encoded by the exons ATGGAG AAGGATTCTCCATCCAAGCCATCTGTGGCTGAGCTGGCCGGGAGGTTGAAAGGCCATTTCCTGCCAGTGCCCAACTCAAATGATGAG ACTCCATTCCGAAAGCGACCTCCGTGTTCCCTGAAGTTACAGCATCAAACACATGAAAATGAGGAGTCAGAA AAGAACTCGGTCTCAGCGAAGCCTcacacaaagatgaagaactcTGCCATCATTGAGAGACTCCAG GCCAACCTGGCTCTGTCACCCACTGCTTTGCTGCCTTCAGCCAAGAGTCCGGAGGGAAAGCTGCAGCCGCCGACACTGACCCCCACCACCCCCTGCTGTCCCCTCAGCCCCACTCTGCGACCGTCACATCAGCCCAGCGAAGAGGAAGATCCTGTCAGCTTCGACAGCCCCCCCGAAGGCGCCACTTTGCCGAGCTTCAACAAG ACCCGTGCACGGTTGTCTTTCAAGAGGCGACcgcccacaagacagcacaggAGGTCCACCGGAGACGAGGTGGAAGCCCCCCTAAGGGATCCGTCCCCGAGTGAACTGAAAGAAAACCGGAACGAGGAACAGACCTTCAGCGTCCTGACAGAGGAACCGGAATCTGCGCACACGGGCAGTGagaggaaaaccaaaaacaaggaGGAGGACTGCGAAAAGACAGAGGCTGGGACAACACAGAGTGACCCAGACAACAGGCCAGCCCTGGATCTGGAGGAGGAACAAGTAAAGAGCACAGAGGATTTGGAGGAGGAACAGCTGTCTTCTGAGTCTGTTGAACAGATACAGGTTGATGTTAAGACAGAGGAGCGGCAGGAAGAGGCGCTTCAGGAGACAAAAAATGATTCATGA
- the LOC101173159 gene encoding growth hormone secretagogue receptor type 1-like, which translates to MPWPRPQLDLHTGGAMAMDPYNIDEYHHYEGSLFPASTLIPVTAICILIFIIGVTGNTLTILIIQHFKDMKTTTNLYLSSMAVSDLIIFLCLPFDLYRLWKYVPWLFGEAVCRFYHYVFEGCTSATILHITALSIERYLAISFPLRSKVVVTRRRVQYIIFALWGFALLSAAPTLFLVGVEYDNETNPDFNTGQCKHTSNAISSGQLHIMLWVSTTYFFFPMFCLVFLYGSIGCKLWKSKGDLYGPCMLARERSHRQTVKILVVVVLAFIICWLPYHIGRNLFAQVDDYETAMLSQNFNMASMVLCYLSASINPVVYNLMSRKYRAAARRLFLLHKRPRQPCRSQRQLCVIDQISSLNESLTGV; encoded by the exons ATGCCCTGGCCCAGACCGCAGCTGGACCTTCATACAGGTGGAGCAATGGCCATGGACCCATACAACATAGATGAATACCACCACTACGAGGGGTCCCTCTTCCCGGCTTCCACCCTCATCCCCGTCACCGCCATCTGCATCCTTATCTTCATCATTGGGGTGACGGGCAACACCCTGACCATCCTCATCATTCAGCACTTCAAAGACATGAAGACCACAACCAACCTGTACCTGTCCAGCATGGCAGTGTCCGACCTCATTATCTTCCTGTGCCTGCCCTTTGACCTGTACCGCCTGTGGAAGTACGTGCCCTGGCTGTTCGGGGAGGCCGTGTGCCGCTTCTACCACTACGTCTTCGAAGGCTGCACCTCGGCCACCATCCTCCACATCACAGCTCTGAGCATCGAGCGCTACCTGGCCATCAGCTTCCCCCTGCGGAGCAAAGTAGTGGTGACCAGACGGAGGGTTCAGTACATCATCTTTGCGCTGTGGGGCTTCGCTCTGCTCTCTGCAGCACCCACTCTCTTCCTGGTCGGCGTGGAGTATGACAACGAAACGAACCCTGACTTCAACACGGGTCAGTGCAAGCACACCAGCAACGCCATCAGCTCTGGACAGCTCCACATCATGCTCTGGGTGTCCACCACCTACTTTTTCTTCCCCATGTTTTGCCTCGTCTTCCTCTACGGCTCAATTGGGTGCAAGTTGTGGAAAAGCAAAGGCGACCTGTACGGCCCATGCATGTTGGCCCGGGAGAGGTCCCACAGGCAAACGGTCAAGATACTGG tGGTGGTGGTGTTGGCCTTCATCATTTGCTGGCTGCCCTACCACATCGGCAGAAACCTTTTCGCCCAGGTGGATGACTACGAGACTGCCATGCTCAGCCAGAACTTCAACATGGCCTCCATGGTTCTCTGCTACCTCAGCGCCTCCATCAACCCTGTTGTCTACAACCTGATGTCTCGGAAGTACCGGGCAGCAGCCAGACGCCTCTTCCTGCTGCACAAGAGGCCAAGACAACCCTGCCGCAGCCAGAGACAGCTCTGTGTGATCGATCAGATCTCCTCCCTGAATGAAAGCTTGACGGGGGTGTGA